The Paenibacillus sp. FSL R7-0204 genome includes a region encoding these proteins:
- a CDS encoding ATP-dependent Clp protease proteolytic subunit has protein sequence MHTKTDQRRHTRMSVIPYVIEQTVRGERSYDIYSRLLKDRIVFVGAAIDDGLANSIIAQLLFLAADEPDKDIQMFINSPGGSTTAGFGIYDTMQVIKPQVNTICTGFAASFASLLLLAGATGKRSALPNSEIMIHQPHGGAQGQASDIAISARRILQIREKIVVITAERTGQPKEKVEKDMDRDYFMSAEEALEYGIIDTIITHL, from the coding sequence ATCCACACTAAAACAGATCAGAGGAGGCATACCAGAATGAGTGTAATACCCTATGTGATAGAACAGACGGTCAGAGGAGAGCGTTCCTATGATATCTATTCCCGGCTGCTGAAGGACCGGATTGTATTCGTGGGTGCGGCAATTGATGACGGGCTGGCTAATAGCATTATTGCGCAGTTGCTGTTCCTCGCGGCCGATGAGCCGGATAAGGATATTCAGATGTTCATCAACAGCCCGGGAGGTTCAACTACCGCAGGCTTCGGTATTTATGATACGATGCAGGTAATTAAACCTCAAGTCAACACGATCTGTACCGGTTTTGCTGCTTCGTTCGCTTCACTGCTGCTGCTTGCGGGAGCCACTGGCAAAAGATCGGCCCTGCCGAACAGCGAGATTATGATCCATCAGCCGCATGGCGGGGCGCAGGGGCAGGCCAGCGATATTGCGATCAGCGCCAGACGTATTCTTCAGATCCGTGAGAAGATTGTCGTGATCACTGCTGAGCGGACCGGCCAGCCGAAGGAGAAGGTGGAGAAGGATATGGACCGGGATTACTTCATGTCGGCTGAGGAGGCATTGGAATACGGAATTATTGACACTATCATCACACATTTGTAA
- a CDS encoding RNA polymerase sigma factor → MTILEHHRTPDTIAMDTRHLQELGATLQRYCLSLTRSRFDADDLAQETWAKALGYRKFTISPNPEALLLRIAKNTWIDASRRRGSLIRAMERSGVSSDPASAAAALEELTGTELTFQALLAHLSPPQRTAWVLRDVLGYSAAESAGLLATTEGAVKAALHRARQALSKVREELIQHEGPALPQDADYRGYLRALAEAYEQGQVPVLLELLRQENAGEVTAAVSSFTIQSVHSVYTDNARYAYTHGAPASGGLRMAA, encoded by the coding sequence ATGACGATTCTTGAACATCACCGGACACCGGATACGATAGCTATGGATACAAGACATCTTCAGGAGCTGGGAGCAACGCTGCAGCGCTACTGCCTGTCGCTCACCCGCTCCCGCTTCGATGCCGATGATCTGGCGCAGGAGACCTGGGCCAAAGCGCTCGGCTACCGCAAATTCACCATCAGCCCCAATCCCGAAGCCCTGCTGCTGCGGATTGCCAAGAATACCTGGATTGACGCTTCCCGCCGCCGGGGGTCGCTCATCCGTGCCATGGAACGGTCCGGAGTGTCATCCGATCCAGCTTCTGCAGCGGCAGCCCTAGAGGAGCTGACCGGGACGGAGCTGACCTTTCAGGCGCTACTCGCCCATCTCTCGCCGCCGCAGCGGACCGCCTGGGTCCTCCGCGATGTGCTGGGGTATTCAGCCGCCGAGTCCGCCGGACTCTTGGCAACCACGGAAGGAGCAGTCAAAGCAGCGCTGCACCGTGCACGTCAAGCCTTGAGCAAGGTCCGGGAGGAGCTGATCCAGCATGAAGGTCCCGCGCTTCCGCAGGATGCTGATTACCGGGGTTATCTGCGGGCGCTGGCTGAAGCCTATGAGCAAGGGCAGGTTCCAGTATTGCTGGAGCTGCTCCGCCAGGAGAACGCCGGGGAGGTAACCGCTGCTGTAAGCAGCTTTACCATTCAGTCCGTGCATTCCGTGTATACAGACAACGCAAGATACGCCTATACCCATGGAGCGCCTGCATCAGGCGGACTTCGGATGGCTGCATAA
- a CDS encoding NAD-dependent epimerase/dehydratase family protein — MKKVLVLGGTRFFGKRLVELLLQDQDSEVTILTRGLTEDTFGERVTRLAVDRTDEAALEQAVGDTQWDIVYDNICYTPDEAAAAVRIWTGRAKRYILTSSLSVYDPQPEALAETDFDPWHYPLKPGGKTEVSYQEGKRQAEAILLQTADFPVAAVRFPIVLGTDDYTRRLHFHIEHVLAGRPVGIPNPQAEISFIRSDEAAAFLHWLGREGSAVTGPVNACSDGTLTIGGVISIIEQITGRTAVVQSEAAEADQSPFGIGASWFMDTSKARNAGFSFLSLSEWFPELVSSLTHSLRQDQ, encoded by the coding sequence ATGAAGAAGGTGCTTGTGCTTGGAGGGACGAGATTTTTCGGCAAAAGACTGGTGGAGCTGCTGCTCCAGGACCAGGACAGCGAGGTCACCATCCTGACCCGGGGGCTAACTGAGGATACCTTCGGTGAGCGTGTTACCCGGCTGGCTGTGGACCGGACGGATGAAGCGGCGCTTGAGCAGGCTGTCGGGGATACCCAATGGGATATCGTCTACGATAACATTTGCTACACGCCGGATGAGGCGGCGGCAGCTGTGCGGATCTGGACAGGGCGAGCCAAGCGGTATATCCTGACTTCCAGCTTATCCGTGTACGATCCGCAGCCGGAGGCGCTGGCTGAAACGGACTTCGATCCTTGGCATTATCCGCTGAAGCCTGGCGGAAAGACGGAAGTCAGTTACCAGGAAGGCAAAAGGCAAGCCGAAGCGATTCTGCTTCAGACAGCGGATTTCCCGGTGGCTGCGGTACGTTTTCCGATTGTGCTGGGCACGGATGATTATACGCGCCGGCTGCATTTTCACATCGAGCATGTTCTGGCGGGAAGGCCGGTTGGCATCCCTAATCCGCAGGCGGAGATCTCGTTCATCCGTTCGGACGAAGCGGCTGCTTTCCTGCATTGGCTGGGCCGGGAAGGCTCAGCCGTTACGGGGCCGGTGAACGCCTGCTCGGACGGCACCCTCACCATTGGCGGCGTCATCTCCATCATCGAACAGATCACCGGAAGAACGGCTGTCGTCCAGAGTGAAGCGGCGGAGGCGGATCAATCGCCTTTTGGCATCGGAGCATCCTGGTTCATGGATACGTCAAAAGCCCGCAACGCGGGCTTCAGCTTCCTGTCCTTATCAGAGTGGTTCCCGGAGCTGGTCTCGTCGCTGACCCATTCACTTCGCCAGGACCAGTAA
- a CDS encoding methyl-accepting chemotaxis protein, whose translation MILLKGNLLHFSMKWKLILSFSAITLIFLGVAMYQGHKIKQVERSMERQKSEMENRITVSTITQQLQELNRAETSLADSSDLEQAEPLKEKQQQLSTELAKVNFELGTPASASYKLLSAQAKEYGALMKELVTTMSDETLDPLSVLETIDGIHTKALALNQDMLKTNGELYTAAATNADQAQGVSFALLDDTVSIVMYAAIAVSLFMLVLAWLLIRSFLSPVRKLQAALRQIAEGDLRQQINSPYNDELGQLSHHFDHMVGRVQEMLRQTLSAAGSLADYAQSFKGSSAVTAHTNQNIVRTIQEISLGADQQASQSEQSTQLLEELACGVQEITDYTDVMLTTSEAANRNRQQGSDTVTALRQSSRHSRVSISKVYGALDKLVSQSKDISRITHSITEISKQTNILSLNAAIEAARAGAAGKGFAVIADEVRQLSVQTNDSSVLISRIIQELGAGMEDFQGHMMETRDNLEQQDHQVEQTLASFEAINESITGISTQIGQIHHKVEQTRTLNSRLAESVHSVAAVAEQTAAGVQEVNASSIQQDQAIGDIARQAGEINEISQRLFREINVFKISEAANIQPKPQREMQTKLTKQPEKKAEAGIHRPLPAGIPLQDKPAPGLSTLVNEPPKEISKELEEELLVLAK comes from the coding sequence ATGATACTTTTGAAGGGGAATCTGCTGCACTTTTCGATGAAATGGAAGCTGATTTTGAGTTTCTCGGCGATTACGCTTATTTTTCTGGGCGTGGCTATGTACCAGGGACATAAAATCAAGCAGGTCGAGCGATCCATGGAACGGCAGAAGAGCGAAATGGAGAATAGAATTACGGTCTCAACCATCACCCAGCAGCTGCAGGAGCTGAACCGTGCGGAGACTTCCTTGGCGGATTCCAGTGACCTGGAGCAGGCAGAGCCCTTGAAGGAGAAGCAGCAGCAGCTGTCCACGGAGCTGGCCAAGGTAAATTTTGAGCTGGGTACGCCTGCTTCTGCGAGCTATAAGCTGCTGTCTGCACAAGCAAAAGAATATGGCGCTCTAATGAAGGAACTGGTAACGACGATGTCGGACGAGACCCTTGACCCGCTGAGTGTACTGGAGACCATAGATGGTATACATACAAAAGCGCTTGCGCTGAATCAGGACATGCTGAAGACTAACGGTGAGCTGTATACCGCTGCCGCTACCAATGCTGATCAGGCCCAGGGGGTCTCCTTCGCGCTGCTGGATGATACGGTATCCATCGTGATGTATGCTGCGATTGCAGTCTCTCTGTTCATGTTGGTGCTCGCCTGGCTGCTGATCCGCTCGTTCCTGTCACCGGTGCGCAAGCTTCAGGCGGCGCTCAGACAGATCGCGGAGGGCGATCTTCGGCAGCAGATTAACTCCCCGTACAATGACGAGCTGGGACAATTGAGCCATCATTTCGACCATATGGTCGGCAGGGTACAGGAGATGCTGCGGCAGACCTTGTCTGCGGCAGGCTCGCTTGCCGATTACGCACAATCTTTTAAGGGTTCTTCGGCGGTTACAGCGCATACGAACCAGAATATTGTCAGAACCATACAGGAGATTTCGCTTGGGGCAGACCAGCAGGCCAGCCAGTCGGAGCAGAGCACACAACTCCTGGAGGAGCTGGCTTGCGGGGTTCAGGAGATTACTGACTATACGGATGTGATGCTGACTACGAGTGAAGCCGCTAACCGGAACAGACAGCAGGGCTCGGATACCGTTACGGCGCTGCGCCAGAGCTCCCGGCATTCCCGGGTGTCCATCAGCAAGGTGTACGGGGCGCTGGACAAGCTGGTGAGCCAGTCCAAGGATATCTCGCGCATTACCCATTCGATCACCGAAATCTCGAAGCAGACGAATATTCTCTCGCTGAACGCCGCGATTGAAGCAGCGAGGGCTGGAGCAGCAGGCAAAGGCTTCGCCGTGATTGCCGATGAAGTGCGGCAGTTGTCCGTGCAGACGAATGACTCCTCGGTGCTCATCAGCAGGATTATTCAGGAGCTTGGGGCCGGTATGGAGGATTTCCAAGGGCATATGATGGAGACCCGGGACAATCTGGAGCAGCAGGATCATCAGGTAGAGCAGACCTTGGCCTCGTTCGAAGCTATCAACGAATCGATTACAGGCATCAGCACACAGATCGGTCAAATTCACCACAAGGTGGAACAGACGCGTACCCTCAATTCGCGGCTTGCCGAATCTGTACATTCTGTTGCGGCTGTAGCTGAGCAGACGGCGGCCGGAGTTCAGGAGGTTAACGCTTCCAGCATCCAGCAGGATCAGGCCATCGGGGACATTGCAAGGCAGGCCGGGGAGATTAATGAAATCTCGCAGCGGCTGTTCCGGGAGATTAATGTGTTCAAAATATCGGAGGCTGCGAACATCCAGCCCAAGCCACAGCGGGAGATGCAGACAAAGCTAACTAAACAGCCGGAAAAAAAGGCGGAAGCCGGAATTCACCGGCCCCTGCCTGCGGGAATACCGTTGCAGGATAAGCCTGCGCCCGGCCTGAGTACGCTTGTGAACGAACCGCCAAAAGAGATCTCCAAAGAGCTGGAGGAGGAGTTACTGGTCCTGGCGAAGTGA
- a CDS encoding YdeI/OmpD-associated family protein → MGTDNSDNRLAATSREELRDWLIANSTTEGSCWVEVSLKPLPGTILYLDVVEEALCFGWIDGVKKAAADSKLIQRLSPRSKRSSWTELNKERVRRLEKLGLMRDEGRRSLPDMDAGAFRIDPVIEQSLKADEQVYRHFLAFPALYQRVRIDTIQSYIRQPELFERRLDKFIENTRMNKMYGEWHDNGRLLDY, encoded by the coding sequence ATGGGTACGGATAACAGTGACAACAGGCTTGCTGCAACATCGAGGGAAGAATTAAGAGATTGGCTGATCGCGAATAGCACCACGGAGGGCTCTTGCTGGGTAGAGGTCAGTCTGAAGCCGCTTCCGGGGACGATACTGTATCTGGACGTCGTGGAAGAAGCACTGTGCTTCGGCTGGATTGACGGGGTGAAAAAGGCGGCGGCTGACTCGAAGCTGATACAGAGATTATCTCCGCGCAGCAAGCGTAGTTCATGGACCGAGCTGAATAAGGAGCGCGTGCGAAGGCTGGAGAAGCTGGGCCTGATGCGCGATGAGGGACGGCGAAGCCTGCCTGATATGGATGCCGGAGCATTTCGAATCGATCCCGTGATTGAACAGAGCTTGAAAGCGGACGAGCAGGTGTACCGTCATTTCCTGGCCTTTCCGGCGCTGTATCAGCGGGTGCGGATCGACACCATTCAGAGCTATATCCGCCAGCCGGAGCTGTTCGAACGCAGATTAGACAAATTCATAGAGAATACCCGTATGAACAAAATGTACGGAGAGTGGCATGACAACGGGCGTCTGCTTGATTATTAG
- a CDS encoding IS4 family transposase, translating into MKKSTSISNILQLVIPEEKLRPILEELNYIDVARKFTVYDLFLFLAEAAFQQWDGYRDGAQRMSLQGQRAVNYSTLSKKAKEVPFSLFKRLLKLMIGLCNRKAKRSLGIPKELLIVDSTTISVGQGRLPWAQIKGRKAGVKLHVGLLGDSNELHKVTETPAVQHDLNSCAFLLDSQYILVADRAYGKHKLFDSYQEKKERQYFVIRLKDNTTLVNPVPRLRNRPFEGSIEQDLTCQLGKVKALSKNQFRVVILKDPKGNPVILATNLHWHSPEAIADIYKKRWQIEVFFRWIKQHLNIPKLFGTTENAVYGQLYVALLVYVLLKFLFEQGNSTVHVSARLTFAEFDRLFTLQKLPVEWKIYLAHVTDIITKI; encoded by the coding sequence ATGAAAAAGTCTACTTCAATTTCAAACATTCTGCAATTGGTGATTCCCGAGGAAAAACTACGTCCGATTCTGGAAGAATTAAACTATATTGATGTTGCGCGTAAATTTACCGTGTATGATTTGTTTTTGTTTCTAGCTGAAGCAGCGTTTCAGCAGTGGGACGGGTACCGAGACGGCGCGCAACGGATGTCCCTTCAGGGACAACGTGCGGTGAATTATTCGACGCTTTCCAAAAAGGCTAAAGAGGTTCCTTTCTCCTTATTTAAGCGTCTATTGAAACTCATGATAGGGCTCTGTAATCGGAAGGCCAAGCGGTCACTCGGTATTCCGAAAGAACTGTTAATCGTGGATTCAACCACCATTTCGGTCGGTCAAGGCCGCTTGCCTTGGGCACAAATTAAAGGCAGAAAAGCAGGCGTTAAGCTGCATGTCGGATTACTTGGGGACTCGAATGAATTGCACAAAGTGACGGAGACCCCGGCTGTACAGCATGATTTAAACAGTTGCGCCTTCCTGCTCGACAGCCAATATATTTTGGTGGCAGACCGCGCTTACGGGAAGCACAAGCTGTTTGACAGCTATCAAGAGAAGAAAGAGCGGCAATATTTTGTCATTCGGCTTAAGGATAACACCACGCTCGTGAATCCGGTCCCGCGCCTGCGAAATCGCCCATTTGAGGGAAGTATCGAGCAGGATTTGACGTGCCAATTAGGAAAGGTTAAGGCGCTCAGCAAGAATCAGTTTCGGGTGGTGATTCTTAAAGATCCTAAAGGGAATCCCGTCATTCTTGCGACAAATCTGCACTGGCACTCCCCCGAAGCCATAGCAGACATCTATAAGAAACGTTGGCAGATTGAAGTATTTTTTCGTTGGATTAAGCAGCATTTAAACATTCCCAAGTTATTTGGAACCACAGAAAATGCAGTATATGGGCAGCTATACGTGGCTTTATTGGTGTATGTGTTGCTAAAGTTTCTGTTTGAACAGGGAAATAGTACTGTGCATGTTAGCGCTAGATTAACGTTCGCCGAGTTTGATCGATTATTTACGCTGCAAAAGCTACCTGTGGAGTGGAAGATTTATTTAGCTCATGTTACTGACATTATCACCAAAATATAG
- a CDS encoding N-acetylglucosamine-6-phosphate deacetylase — MKLEALHYRTGEPVRLTVEEGLIAAIEPLEMQLTLEERTELPLVAPGLVDLQINGYGGHDFNHPALTAEDVKKAVRAVWREGVTACYPTVITGAPYTILGAMRAIARACDEDEASAATIKGIHLEGPFLSPEDGPRGAHALEHIRPPDAALLDQWQAASGGRLAIVTLSPEWEGSAEFIRHCVRQGITVSIGHTSADAAQIAGAVAAGARLSTHLGNGAHAMLPRHPNYLWTQLAEDELWCTLIADGFHLPEEVLKVAMKVKGQRALLVSDAVALAGLPPGSYDTPVGGRVVLTPAGRLHLAGEPGLLAGSAQMLLRHIARLSAAGLAALPDAWDMASVRPAGFMALPAAAGLAAGAPADLALIRPTGPGGGGLALAALCQAGGWVYRRD; from the coding sequence ATGAAGCTGGAGGCGCTGCATTACCGGACGGGTGAGCCGGTCCGGCTTACTGTGGAGGAGGGCTTGATTGCTGCCATCGAACCGCTGGAGATGCAGCTGACGCTGGAGGAGCGGACCGAGCTGCCGCTGGTTGCTCCGGGGCTGGTGGATCTGCAGATCAACGGTTATGGCGGACATGATTTCAATCATCCGGCGCTGACGGCAGAGGATGTCAAGAAGGCGGTCCGTGCGGTATGGCGGGAGGGGGTGACCGCCTGTTACCCTACGGTGATTACCGGCGCGCCGTATACCATCCTCGGAGCGATGCGGGCGATTGCCCGGGCCTGTGACGAGGATGAGGCCAGCGCGGCGACAATCAAGGGCATCCATCTGGAAGGCCCATTCCTCTCGCCGGAGGACGGTCCGCGCGGGGCACATGCCCTGGAGCATATCCGGCCCCCGGACGCGGCTCTGCTCGATCAGTGGCAGGCGGCCTCCGGCGGGCGCCTAGCCATCGTGACGCTGTCCCCCGAGTGGGAGGGGAGTGCGGAGTTCATCCGCCACTGCGTACGGCAGGGGATCACCGTCTCCATCGGGCATACGTCAGCGGATGCCGCGCAGATTGCCGGGGCGGTTGCCGCCGGAGCGCGGCTATCCACGCATCTGGGCAATGGCGCGCATGCTATGCTGCCGCGCCATCCGAACTACCTGTGGACCCAGCTCGCGGAGGACGAGCTGTGGTGCACATTGATCGCCGACGGCTTCCACCTCCCGGAGGAGGTGCTGAAGGTGGCGATGAAGGTCAAGGGCCAGCGGGCACTGCTGGTCAGCGATGCCGTTGCCCTGGCCGGGCTTCCGCCCGGCAGCTACGACACGCCGGTCGGCGGCCGTGTTGTGCTGACCCCGGCGGGCCGGCTGCATCTCGCCGGCGAGCCCGGGCTGCTGGCGGGCTCGGCGCAGATGCTGCTGCGCCACATCGCGCGCCTCAGCGCCGCGGGCCTGGCCGCGCTGCCGGACGCCTGGGACATGGCGTCCGTGCGCCCGGCAGGCTTCATGGCCCTGCCTGCGGCGGCGGGCCTGGCGGCCGGGGCACCGGCCGATCTGGCGCTGATCCGCCCCACCGGGCCGGGCGGCGGCGGGCTTGCGCTGGCGGCGCTGTGCCAGGCCGGTGGCTGGGTGTACCGCCGGGACTGA
- a CDS encoding glucosamine-6-phosphate deaminase, whose amino-acid sequence MLTIKPIHTELSGAMLVRVYQNRAQLGAAAGLEAAGAIRALLASKAQVRIIFAAAPSQNEFLAELAAAKDLDWSRITAFHMDEYTGLAADSPQSFGAFLRKALFNKVRPGTVHYLNPAAGAEAECRRYGRLLAEAPIDIVCLGIGENGHLAFNDPPVADFADPLPVKLVDLDDICRRQQVNDGCFDSLEEVPQQALTLTIPVLLSAQWLFCMVPGVSKRGAVTRTLHESVSTACPSTILRGHGDCRMFVDTDSFGEVFS is encoded by the coding sequence ATGCTGACTATCAAACCGATTCATACCGAGCTGTCGGGTGCTATGCTTGTCCGAGTATACCAAAACCGTGCACAGCTAGGAGCTGCTGCCGGACTTGAGGCGGCGGGGGCCATCCGGGCGCTGCTGGCCTCCAAAGCGCAGGTGCGGATCATCTTCGCCGCCGCCCCCTCGCAGAATGAATTCCTTGCCGAGCTTGCCGCTGCGAAGGATCTGGACTGGAGCCGGATTACCGCGTTCCATATGGATGAATATACCGGCCTTGCGGCGGACTCGCCGCAGAGCTTTGGTGCCTTTCTCCGCAAGGCACTGTTCAACAAGGTACGGCCGGGTACGGTTCATTATCTGAATCCTGCCGCAGGTGCGGAAGCGGAATGCAGGCGTTATGGACGGCTGCTGGCAGAAGCGCCTATCGATATAGTGTGTCTTGGCATTGGGGAGAACGGCCACTTGGCGTTCAATGATCCGCCGGTGGCCGATTTCGCTGATCCGCTTCCTGTGAAGCTGGTGGACCTGGATGATATCTGCCGGAGGCAGCAGGTGAATGACGGGTGTTTTGACAGCCTGGAAGAAGTGCCGCAGCAGGCCTTGACGCTGACGATTCCGGTGCTGCTGTCCGCGCAATGGCTGTTCTGCATGGTGCCGGGCGTTTCCAAGCGCGGTGCGGTGACCCGTACGCTGCATGAATCCGTCTCTACGGCATGTCCGTCCACCATCTTGCGGGGGCATGGAGACTGCCGGATGTTCGTAGACACGGACTCGTTCGGGGAGGTCTTTTCATGA
- a CDS encoding response regulator transcription factor, which yields MYSVMLVDDDQPVLDFLSAMIPWDELGFTLHSACKNGLVALEKAGADMPDIVITDIGMPYMDGLELIRELKLRSGEVRVVVLSCMDDFTYAQQAVKLMVSDYILKETMSRELITTLLRELGGELHRRDEEKAQTMKWKSMAEHQKGLLKQRVLTRITARELPDNEWQSDAAELGIQPELTAHVAVLCRISGDSGEAPGEELVRMSLVASAAEAVDQDNNVVLCLPYSGRDCVLVFTGGMGNGAEAGHISMLGRLRSVIQAVPGVRASFQYLCIPRGSGHFREGVIELITQGREYAFYLNPGELAGLKELPPFTEEDLFTRYAEAAHEIREAFLEESADRLAELLAKWMDHIRHKRYAPRQVKEWMLKLLYDNQMRLMARQQFQSTFSLELLHDTLADIDDIGTLERWSLAFFYERLPYIREMYQETRREEIKKVKQYVDRHLNRKITLEEVAEYTHLNSSYFSRLFKKETGMSFIHYVTHIKMEQAKEWLDQSPQSVEQIAERLGYENKSYFTKLFKLHTGATPGEFRGEEGNRSAQPPEARRHYPC from the coding sequence ATGTATAGCGTAATGCTGGTGGATGATGATCAGCCGGTACTGGATTTTCTGTCGGCAATGATTCCCTGGGACGAGCTTGGATTCACGCTGCATTCGGCCTGCAAGAACGGTCTGGTCGCGCTGGAGAAGGCTGGGGCGGACATGCCGGATATTGTGATTACAGACATTGGCATGCCGTATATGGATGGTCTGGAGCTGATCCGCGAGCTGAAGCTGCGAAGCGGGGAGGTGCGCGTGGTGGTGCTGTCCTGCATGGATGATTTCACCTACGCGCAGCAGGCGGTCAAGCTGATGGTGAGCGACTATATTCTGAAGGAGACGATGAGCAGAGAGCTGATCACCACCCTGCTCCGGGAGCTGGGCGGGGAACTGCACCGCAGGGACGAGGAGAAGGCTCAGACGATGAAGTGGAAAAGTATGGCCGAGCATCAAAAGGGGCTGCTGAAGCAACGGGTGCTTACGCGGATCACGGCCCGGGAGCTGCCGGACAACGAGTGGCAGAGTGACGCTGCCGAGCTGGGCATTCAGCCTGAGCTCACAGCCCATGTCGCTGTGCTCTGCCGGATCAGCGGAGACAGCGGGGAGGCTCCAGGGGAGGAGCTTGTGCGGATGTCCTTGGTGGCATCAGCGGCTGAGGCTGTGGACCAGGATAACAATGTTGTTCTATGTCTGCCCTACAGCGGCCGTGATTGTGTACTGGTGTTCACCGGCGGTATGGGGAACGGAGCAGAGGCCGGACATATCTCTATGCTGGGCAGGCTGCGCTCAGTCATTCAAGCCGTGCCTGGAGTGAGGGCGTCCTTTCAATACCTGTGTATCCCTCGGGGCAGCGGGCATTTCCGCGAGGGGGTGATAGAACTGATAACCCAAGGCCGGGAGTATGCCTTCTACTTGAATCCGGGCGAGCTGGCCGGGCTGAAGGAGCTTCCGCCGTTCACAGAGGAGGACCTGTTCACCCGATACGCCGAAGCTGCGCACGAGATCCGCGAAGCCTTCCTGGAGGAATCAGCGGACAGGCTTGCGGAGCTGTTGGCCAAATGGATGGACCACATCCGCCATAAGCGTTATGCCCCGCGCCAGGTGAAGGAATGGATGCTCAAGCTGCTCTATGACAATCAGATGCGGCTGATGGCCCGGCAGCAGTTTCAGTCCACTTTTTCGCTGGAGCTGCTGCATGATACCCTGGCGGACATTGACGATATCGGAACGCTGGAGAGATGGTCCCTGGCTTTCTTCTACGAACGGCTTCCTTATATCCGCGAGATGTACCAGGAGACCCGCCGGGAAGAGATTAAGAAGGTGAAGCAATATGTAGACCGCCATCTGAACCGGAAGATCACCCTGGAGGAGGTGGCGGAATATACGCATTTGAATTCGAGCTATTTCAGCCGTCTGTTCAAGAAGGAGACCGGAATGAGCTTCATCCACTACGTCACCCATATCAAAATGGAGCAGGCCAAGGAATGGCTGGACCAGTCTCCGCAAAGCGTGGAGCAGATTGCCGAGCGGCTCGGGTATGAGAACAAGAGCTATTTCACGAAGCTGTTCAAGCTGCATACAGGAGCTACGCCCGGAGAATTCCGGGGAGAGGAAGGCAACCGTTCCGCACAACCCCCTGAAGCAAGGAGGCACTACCCATGCTGA